One segment of Halococcus salsus DNA contains the following:
- the mvaD gene encoding phosphomevalonate decarboxylase MvaD, whose translation MKATARAHPIQGLVKYHGMRDDELRLPYHDSISVCTAPSKTTTTVEFDENLDEDSFVIDGETVDGRGRERVESVVSHVRDLADLDIPVRFESENDFPTNVGFGSSSSGFAAAARALCAAADLDLSLPEVSTVARRGSASAARAVTGGFSDLHTGLNDTDCRSERIESDLEDDLRIVGALVPAYKETEEAHREAAESHMFEARLAHIHEQLAEVRDALREGDFERTFSTAEHDSLSLAATTMTGPAGWVYWQPRTLEIFETVRDLREEGLPVYFSTDTGASVYVNTTVEHVDRVEEAVADCGVETRVWEVGGPARVLDESEALL comes from the coding sequence ATGAAAGCCACCGCGCGGGCACATCCGATCCAGGGGCTCGTGAAGTACCACGGGATGCGCGACGACGAGCTTCGCCTGCCCTACCACGACTCGATCAGCGTCTGCACCGCGCCGAGCAAGACCACGACGACCGTCGAGTTCGACGAGAACCTCGACGAGGACTCGTTCGTCATCGACGGCGAGACGGTCGACGGGCGGGGTCGTGAACGGGTCGAGAGCGTGGTCTCGCACGTCCGCGACCTCGCGGACCTCGATATACCTGTTCGCTTCGAGAGCGAGAACGACTTCCCCACGAACGTCGGCTTCGGGTCGTCGTCGTCGGGCTTCGCGGCGGCGGCACGGGCGCTCTGTGCCGCGGCCGACCTCGACCTCTCGCTTCCCGAGGTTTCGACGGTCGCCCGGCGCGGGTCGGCCTCGGCGGCGCGGGCGGTCACGGGCGGCTTCTCCGACCTCCACACGGGCCTCAACGATACCGACTGTCGGTCCGAACGGATCGAGAGCGACCTCGAAGACGACCTCCGGATCGTGGGCGCGCTGGTGCCCGCCTACAAGGAGACCGAGGAGGCCCACCGCGAGGCCGCCGAGAGCCACATGTTCGAGGCGCGGCTCGCCCACATCCACGAACAGCTCGCGGAGGTTCGCGACGCCCTCCGGGAGGGGGACTTCGAGCGGACCTTCTCGACCGCCGAACACGACTCGCTCTCGCTCGCCGCGACCACGATGACCGGTCCCGCCGGCTGGGTCTACTGGCAACCCCGAACCCTCGAGATATTCGAGACGGTGCGCGACCTCCGCGAGGAGGGCCTTCCCGTCTACTTCTCGACGGACACCGGCGCGAGCGTCTACGTCAACACCACCGTCGAACACGTCGACCGGGTCGAGGAAGCCGTCGCCGATTGTGGTGTCGAAACCCGCGTCTGGGAGGTCGGCGGGCCGGCGCGCGTGCTCGACGAGTCCGAAGCCCTCCTTTGA
- a CDS encoding SLC13 family permease, with translation MNLPGRGTAGGRLVLFAVAIVGAGAIALAPSPAGLSLRGQFAVATTYFAAVLWVSGALPLAVTALSIPALLTTFRVYPTLDPALAGFADPFIFLFIAGFMLANALQKYDIDRRIALWMIARLGASARLLVLAVMLATAFLSMWVSNTATTAMMTPIALGVLAQVIGRDEIEEQGEDREAFSNMQIATLLGTAYAASVGGVGTLIGSPPNAIVAAQLNSILGYRLSFFDWLLIGLPVVIITLPIVWYVLTFRLYPPDVSDVSGAREEAREYLREEGALSTRGRRVAIIFTVTAVLWVLGGLGFLFEGLIPAPIFNTIFGADGGPTIFGGLTGHEGILYYVMVGLYAIPALVLADTADWDDLVDIDWGTILLFGGGIALADALEATGATEWFADTVFGSLVGMPIVVVVGVIVLSIIFLPEMTSNTATATIIAPILIGLGGVLAGTLEVTEPAAGIVLAVSGAVAASFAFALPVATPPNAIVFGSGHMNQSHMLRAGLILNVLMTIVLTGLFVLLFTYVWPVVLF, from the coding sequence ATGAATCTCCCCGGACGCGGCACGGCCGGCGGTCGACTCGTCCTGTTCGCGGTCGCCATCGTCGGCGCGGGGGCGATCGCGCTCGCGCCCTCGCCCGCCGGCCTCTCGTTGCGCGGCCAGTTCGCCGTCGCCACGACCTACTTCGCGGCGGTGCTCTGGGTCTCGGGCGCGCTCCCGCTCGCCGTCACGGCGCTCTCGATACCCGCACTGCTGACGACTTTCCGGGTCTACCCCACGCTCGACCCCGCGCTCGCGGGTTTCGCCGATCCATTTATTTTCCTCTTCATCGCCGGCTTCATGCTGGCGAACGCGCTCCAGAAGTACGACATCGACCGCCGGATCGCGCTCTGGATGATCGCCCGACTCGGTGCCTCCGCCCGACTGCTGGTGCTCGCGGTGATGCTCGCCACGGCCTTCCTCTCGATGTGGGTCTCGAACACCGCGACCACGGCGATGATGACCCCCATCGCGCTCGGGGTGCTCGCCCAGGTCATCGGTCGCGACGAGATCGAAGAACAGGGCGAGGACAGGGAGGCGTTCTCGAACATGCAGATCGCCACCCTGCTCGGGACCGCCTACGCCGCCAGTGTCGGCGGGGTCGGCACCCTCATCGGGAGCCCGCCGAACGCCATCGTCGCGGCCCAGCTCAACTCGATCCTCGGCTACCGGCTCTCCTTCTTCGACTGGCTCCTCATCGGGCTCCCGGTCGTGATCATCACCCTCCCGATCGTCTGGTACGTCCTCACGTTCCGGCTCTACCCGCCCGACGTCTCCGACGTCAGCGGCGCGCGCGAGGAGGCCCGCGAGTACCTCCGCGAGGAGGGCGCGCTCAGCACCCGCGGCCGACGGGTCGCGATAATCTTCACCGTGACGGCCGTGCTGTGGGTGCTCGGCGGACTCGGCTTCCTCTTCGAGGGCCTCATCCCGGCCCCAATCTTCAACACGATCTTCGGGGCCGACGGCGGGCCGACGATCTTCGGCGGGCTCACGGGTCACGAAGGCATCCTCTACTACGTGATGGTCGGGCTCTACGCCATCCCGGCGCTGGTGCTCGCCGACACCGCCGACTGGGACGACCTCGTGGACATCGACTGGGGGACCATCCTGCTCTTCGGCGGCGGCATCGCGCTCGCGGACGCGCTCGAAGCCACCGGCGCGACCGAGTGGTTCGCCGACACCGTCTTCGGCTCGCTCGTCGGGATGCCGATCGTCGTCGTGGTCGGTGTGATCGTGCTCTCGATCATCTTCCTCCCCGAGATGACCTCGAACACCGCCACCGCGACGATCATCGCCCCGATCCTCATCGGGCTCGGTGGCGTGCTCGCGGGCACTCTCGAGGTTACGGAACCCGCCGCCGGCATCGTGCTCGCGGTCAGCGGGGCCGTCGCGGCGAGTTTCGCGTTCGCGCTCCCGGTCGCGACCCCGCCGAACGCCATCGTCTTCGGCAGCGGCCACATGAACCAGTCCCACATGCTCCGGGCGGGGCTGATACTCAACGTCCTGATGACGATAGTCCTCACCGGACTGTTCGTGTTGCTCTTCACCTACGTCTGGCCGGTCGTGCTGTTCTGA